One Candidatus Acetothermia bacterium genomic region harbors:
- the secE gene encoding preprotein translocase subunit SecE, giving the protein MTVTQRIRKYMASVRGEVQRVSWPARREVISLTVLILLLVVALAIYLGAVDAIFQQILRLLLKR; this is encoded by the coding sequence ATGACCGTGACCCAGAGGATCCGTAAGTACATGGCGTCCGTGCGAGGGGAGGTCCAACGCGTGAGCTGGCCGGCCCGGCGGGAAGTGATCAGCTTGACCGTGCTCATCCTGCTCTTGGTGGTCGCGCTCGCCATCTACCTCGGGGCGGTGGACGCCATCTTCCAGCAGATCCTGCGTCTCCTCCTCAAGAGATAG
- a CDS encoding DNA-directed RNA polymerase subunit beta, producing the protein MTKRHWYGRARQWLDPPDLIADERASYERFLSQGIPVVFAEVSPIRSPGREGLYLELLEPYLGEPRHDEWECRDKDLTYAAPLKVTGRLWEDGRLRQEAELYLAEIPLMTPRGTFIINGTENVLVNELVRSPGVYITQEEPHLYRAHFLPELGAWLEIDLDVRRWTLRANLDRRGKVPITTLLRALGMETQDMLTRYTVDVPTEELTEHPARWRGALLGEPLAVGDAQWGIGEELTGDRISALARLGRPTVRLVHPGIAKALAEDKTSTQEEAARYIYLRFRSGDRVTSGQAFEYLQNLYLNPDTYHLTAVGRFKLNRKLGLSREETCLTPDDVFCALDTLLKAPHNPTLIDETDHLANKRVRLPGEQAQMALREGLVRMSRIAQDKLSHYDPEDRDAIRRIVSARTIQASINFLFYTGRLSQFLEQTNPLSELTHKRRLSALGGLTARRAKIEIRDVNASHYARICPIETPEGQNIGLITSLAIYSRVNEYGFLEAPYVVVKNGQVTGEIRYLMADEEPRYRIATATVRVDKEGRILEERVLIRTGREEIRFVPPNEVDFLEVSPNVIVGVSASLIPFLERDDANRALMGANMQRQAVPIVRPQAPVVGTGMEAKAARDSGAVALAEEDGTVEYVDARRIVVRSRSGTRTYRLLNFERSNQDTLLHQRPAVKRGAKVRRGDILADSQSTENGELALGTNLLVGFLPFEGYNYEDAIVISDRLVREHVLDSIHIQEFQVRAEETKLGPEEITADIPNLSRESLRNLDEHGIVRVGTEVRTGDVLVGKITPRGEAEPTPEERIFRSIFGERMRNFRNTSLKMPPISGTATVIRVKRMSRAAGDELEAGVNELVKVYVAQRRRIAVGDKLAGRHGNKGVIAAILPKEDMPFLPDGTPLDVVLNPLSVPSRMNLGQIFETNLGWLAVLRGEKAASPVFDGAKEEEILQELTAALVEHGLADGSRRDGKVVLRDGRTGEPFKSPVTVGVLYLLKLEHIAADKIHARSTGPYALITQQPLGGKAQFGGQRLGEMEVWALEAYGAAALLQEMLTLKSDDVKGRVQMYKAILRRGEEFPKPGIPESFRVLWQELRCLGLSVKAYDHSDRELEIL; encoded by the coding sequence ATGACCAAACGACACTGGTACGGGCGGGCTCGCCAATGGCTGGATCCCCCTGACCTGATCGCAGACGAACGCGCATCCTACGAGCGCTTCCTCTCCCAGGGGATCCCCGTGGTGTTCGCCGAGGTCAGCCCCATCCGCTCGCCGGGGCGGGAGGGACTGTACTTGGAGCTCCTCGAGCCCTACCTTGGGGAGCCGCGGCATGACGAGTGGGAGTGCCGGGACAAGGACCTGACCTACGCCGCCCCGCTCAAGGTCACCGGGCGCCTGTGGGAGGACGGCCGTCTTCGCCAGGAGGCGGAACTGTACCTCGCGGAGATCCCGCTCATGACCCCGCGGGGGACGTTCATCATCAACGGCACGGAGAACGTGCTCGTGAACGAGCTCGTTCGCTCTCCAGGGGTGTACATCACCCAGGAGGAGCCCCACCTCTATCGGGCCCATTTCCTGCCCGAGCTCGGGGCGTGGTTGGAGATCGACCTCGACGTGCGTCGGTGGACGCTGCGGGCCAACCTGGACCGGCGGGGGAAGGTCCCCATCACCACCCTCCTCCGGGCCCTGGGCATGGAGACCCAGGACATGCTCACCCGGTACACGGTGGACGTGCCCACGGAGGAGCTCACCGAGCATCCGGCGCGGTGGAGGGGGGCCCTCCTCGGGGAGCCACTGGCTGTGGGAGACGCGCAGTGGGGGATTGGCGAGGAGCTGACGGGGGATCGCATCTCCGCCCTGGCCCGCCTTGGCCGGCCCACGGTGCGCTTGGTGCACCCGGGCATCGCCAAGGCCCTGGCCGAGGACAAGACGTCCACCCAGGAGGAAGCGGCCCGGTACATCTACCTCCGGTTCCGCTCCGGCGACCGGGTCACGTCCGGCCAGGCGTTCGAGTACCTTCAGAACCTGTACCTCAACCCGGACACGTACCACCTCACCGCGGTGGGCCGGTTCAAGCTCAACCGCAAGCTCGGGCTGTCCCGGGAGGAGACGTGCCTCACCCCGGACGACGTGTTTTGCGCGCTCGATACGCTGCTCAAGGCCCCCCATAACCCAACCCTGATCGACGAAACCGACCACCTCGCCAACAAGCGGGTGCGCCTCCCCGGCGAGCAGGCCCAAATGGCCCTCCGCGAGGGCCTGGTGCGGATGAGCCGCATCGCCCAGGACAAGCTGTCCCACTACGACCCCGAAGACCGCGACGCCATCCGGCGCATCGTCTCCGCCCGCACCATCCAGGCGTCGATCAACTTCCTGTTCTACACCGGGCGCTTGTCCCAATTCCTCGAGCAGACGAACCCCCTTTCGGAACTGACCCACAAGCGGCGTCTGTCCGCGCTGGGCGGGCTCACCGCCCGCCGGGCGAAGATCGAGATCCGCGACGTCAACGCCTCCCACTACGCCCGGATTTGCCCCATCGAGACCCCGGAGGGCCAGAACATCGGGCTTATCACGTCGCTCGCCATCTACTCTCGGGTGAACGAGTACGGATTCCTCGAGGCCCCGTACGTGGTGGTGAAGAACGGCCAGGTCACCGGGGAGATCCGGTACCTGATGGCCGACGAGGAACCGCGATACCGGATCGCCACGGCCACCGTCCGGGTGGACAAGGAGGGGCGTATCCTCGAGGAGCGGGTGCTGATCCGTACCGGTCGTGAGGAGATCCGGTTCGTGCCCCCGAACGAGGTGGACTTCCTCGAGGTCTCCCCGAACGTCATCGTCGGCGTGTCCGCGTCCCTGATCCCGTTCCTCGAGCGCGACGACGCCAACCGGGCCCTGATGGGGGCGAACATGCAGCGCCAGGCGGTGCCCATCGTGCGGCCCCAAGCGCCGGTGGTGGGCACGGGCATGGAGGCCAAGGCGGCCCGAGACTCCGGGGCGGTGGCGCTGGCCGAGGAAGACGGGACGGTGGAGTACGTGGACGCTCGGCGGATCGTGGTCCGCTCCCGGAGCGGCACCCGCACCTATCGCCTGCTCAACTTCGAGCGCTCCAACCAGGACACGTTGCTGCACCAGCGCCCAGCGGTCAAGCGTGGGGCGAAGGTCCGGCGCGGGGACATCCTGGCCGACTCCCAGTCCACGGAGAACGGGGAGCTGGCCCTGGGCACCAACCTCCTCGTGGGCTTCCTCCCGTTCGAGGGCTACAACTACGAGGACGCGATCGTCATCTCCGATCGGCTGGTCCGGGAGCACGTGCTCGACAGCATCCACATCCAGGAGTTTCAGGTGCGGGCCGAGGAGACGAAGCTCGGCCCGGAGGAGATCACCGCCGATATCCCCAACCTCTCGCGAGAGAGCCTGCGCAACCTGGACGAGCACGGCATCGTGCGCGTGGGCACCGAGGTCCGTACCGGGGACGTGCTGGTGGGCAAGATCACCCCCCGCGGCGAGGCCGAGCCGACGCCGGAGGAGAGGATCTTCCGGTCCATCTTCGGGGAGCGGATGCGCAACTTCCGCAACACGTCGCTCAAGATGCCCCCCATCTCCGGCACGGCCACGGTGATCCGGGTGAAACGGATGTCCCGCGCCGCCGGGGACGAGCTTGAGGCTGGGGTCAACGAACTGGTCAAGGTGTACGTGGCCCAGCGCCGGCGCATCGCGGTGGGGGACAAGCTCGCCGGCCGACACGGCAACAAAGGGGTCATCGCCGCGATCCTCCCCAAGGAGGACATGCCGTTCCTGCCGGACGGCACGCCGCTCGATGTGGTGTTGAACCCGCTCAGCGTCCCGTCCCGCATGAACCTGGGCCAGATCTTCGAGACGAACCTGGGGTGGCTGGCGGTGCTGCGGGGGGAGAAGGCGGCGTCGCCGGTGTTCGACGGGGCCAAGGAAGAGGAGATCCTCCAGGAACTGACCGCGGCGCTGGTGGAGCACGGCCTCGCTGACGGGTCGCGTAGGGACGGCAAGGTCGTCCTGCGGGATGGCCGGACTGGGGAGCCATTCAAGTCGCCGGTGACGGTGGGGGTCCTGTACCTCCTCAAGCTCGAGCACATCGCGGCCGACAAGATCCACGCCCGGTCCACCGGCCCGTACGCCCTGATCACCCAGCAACCCCTGGGGGGCAAGGCCCAGTTCGGCGGCCAGCGTCTGGGGGAGATGGAGGTGTGGGCCCTGGAGGCGTACGGGGCGGCGGCCCTCCTCCAGGAGATGCTCACGTTGAAGTCGGACGACGTGAAGGGCCGGGTGCAGATGTACAAGGCCATCCTCCGTCGTGGGGAGGAGTTCCCCAAGCCCGGCATCCCCGAGTCGTTCCGGGTCCTGTGGCAGGAACTGCGGTGCCTGGGCCTGTCGGTCAAGGCGTACGACCACAGCGACCGCGAACTGGAGATCCTATAA
- the rplK gene encoding 50S ribosomal protein L11, with amino-acid sequence MAKNVVAKIKLQIPAGQANPAPPVGPALGEHKVNIMDFCKRFNEATKGEEPGLIIPVEITVYQDRSFDFVLKQPPVAVLLKKAAGIDKGSPTPRRAKVGKVTMEQVRRIAERKLADLNTEDLEAAVRTVVGTAENMGIEVVQ; translated from the coding sequence GTGGCGAAGAACGTAGTGGCCAAGATCAAGCTGCAGATACCGGCCGGCCAGGCCAATCCGGCTCCCCCGGTGGGCCCGGCCCTGGGCGAACACAAGGTCAACATCATGGACTTCTGCAAGCGGTTCAACGAGGCGACCAAAGGGGAAGAACCGGGCCTCATCATCCCGGTGGAGATCACCGTGTACCAGGACCGGTCGTTCGACTTCGTCCTCAAGCAGCCCCCGGTGGCGGTGCTCTTGAAGAAGGCGGCCGGGATCGACAAGGGATCGCCGACCCCCCGGCGGGCCAAGGTGGGCAAGGTGACCATGGAACAGGTCCGCCGGATCGCCGAGCGGAAGCTCGCTGACCTCAATACCGAGGACCTGGAAGCGGCCGTCCGGACCGTCGTCGGAACCGCGGAGAACATGGGGATCGAGGTGGTCCAATGA
- the rpmG gene encoding 50S ribosomal protein L33: MAKKENTILVTLACSDCGRRNYHTRRNRNNTRQKLALNKYCRWCRKHTAHKEV; encoded by the coding sequence ATGGCCAAGAAAGAGAACACGATCCTCGTTACCCTTGCCTGTTCCGATTGTGGCCGGCGGAACTACCATACCCGCCGGAACCGCAACAACACGCGCCAGAAGCTGGCCCTCAACAAGTACTGCCGGTGGTGCCGCAAACACACGGCCCACAAGGAGGTATGA
- a CDS encoding ArsB/NhaD family transporter, with translation MELAGIAVATAIFILTYVAIFTGRVHHALAALIGGVAMALAGIAFGFYTEKTLIAQIDFDTLWLLFGMMAIVGLLRATGFFQYVAIWVTKQARGNPWVLLVSLSVLTAGTSMLLDNVTTMLTVAPVTFSVAEILAFPAAPFILIEALAANIGGTATLVGDPPNILIGSAAAFSFNDFLSHTAPVALVALVALLGVAILQLRGKLRRGPQNVEALAAMDARKALIDRRTMRKLVIVVALVFLLFLVHQVLGITPGMIALIGAAIAALVLRPKMEDFLKGVEWDLLIFLMGLFVIMGGLERSGALPVVARGLVGLAGGNLIALALLLLWVGALLSWTMSAIPVTVTLISLVRGLEGLGIPQTPLWWALALGIGLGANGTPLGSASNMVVITVASRTKGPLSFRAWARVGVPVAIFTCAIASLALWIGIRSGWFL, from the coding sequence TTGGAGCTGGCAGGGATTGCGGTAGCTACCGCTATCTTCATCCTCACCTATGTCGCCATCTTCACCGGGCGCGTCCACCACGCGCTGGCCGCCCTGATCGGGGGCGTGGCAATGGCGCTCGCCGGGATCGCGTTCGGCTTCTACACCGAGAAGACGCTCATCGCCCAAATCGACTTCGATACGCTGTGGCTCCTGTTTGGGATGATGGCCATCGTGGGACTGCTCCGGGCGACCGGGTTCTTCCAGTACGTGGCGATCTGGGTCACGAAACAGGCTCGGGGGAACCCGTGGGTACTGCTCGTTTCCCTCAGCGTGCTCACCGCGGGGACATCCATGTTGCTCGACAACGTCACCACCATGCTCACCGTGGCCCCGGTGACCTTCTCCGTGGCCGAGATCCTCGCCTTTCCCGCCGCCCCGTTCATCCTGATCGAAGCCCTTGCCGCCAACATCGGGGGGACGGCCACGCTCGTGGGCGATCCCCCGAACATCCTCATCGGCTCAGCCGCCGCCTTCTCGTTCAACGACTTCCTCAGCCACACCGCTCCGGTGGCGTTGGTCGCCCTGGTCGCGCTGCTCGGGGTGGCCATCCTGCAGCTACGGGGCAAGCTCAGGAGGGGGCCGCAGAACGTGGAGGCCCTGGCCGCGATGGACGCGCGCAAGGCGCTGATCGACCGGCGCACGATGCGCAAGCTCGTGATCGTGGTTGCCCTCGTGTTCCTGTTGTTCTTGGTGCACCAAGTGCTCGGCATCACCCCGGGGATGATCGCCCTCATCGGCGCGGCGATCGCGGCGCTGGTCCTCCGCCCGAAGATGGAGGATTTCCTAAAAGGTGTGGAGTGGGACCTACTCATCTTCCTGATGGGGCTGTTCGTGATCATGGGGGGGCTCGAGCGCAGCGGGGCCCTGCCGGTTGTGGCCCGGGGGCTGGTCGGCCTGGCCGGGGGCAACCTGATCGCGCTCGCGCTGCTCCTCCTTTGGGTGGGGGCCCTGCTCAGTTGGACGATGAGCGCGATCCCGGTCACGGTGACGCTGATCTCCCTCGTGCGCGGGCTGGAGGGATTGGGCATCCCGCAAACCCCGCTCTGGTGGGCCCTGGCGCTGGGCATCGGCCTTGGCGCCAACGGCACTCCGCTCGGCTCGGCATCGAACATGGTGGTGATCACCGTGGCGTCCCGGACCAAGGGGCCCCTCAGCTTCCGCGCCTGGGCTAGGGTGGGCGTGCCTGTGGCCATCTTCACCTGTGCCATCGCCAGTCTCGCCCTTTGGATCGGCATCAGGTCGGGTTGGTTCTTGTGA
- the rplA gene encoding 50S ribosomal protein L1, with translation MKRSRRYREQVALIEQERVYPVREGLELMKRVATAKFPETAEAAFSLGINPSQHMVRGTCALPHGTGKAVRVLVFARGEKIREAEEAGADYAGGEDLAEKIQKEGWLEFERVVATPDMMPVVGKLGKILGPRGLMPSPKTGTVTRDVGPTVRELKAGMIEFRADRYGIVHAVFGKVTFEVDQLYANLVALTRAIQERKPEGVRGRYIQRVSVCSTMGPGIRVDEGELIAAAQAL, from the coding sequence ATGAAGCGCAGTCGCCGCTATCGGGAGCAGGTCGCGCTGATCGAGCAGGAACGCGTGTACCCGGTCCGGGAGGGGCTGGAGCTGATGAAGCGGGTGGCCACCGCCAAGTTCCCGGAGACGGCGGAGGCCGCGTTCAGCCTGGGGATCAACCCGTCCCAGCACATGGTGCGCGGCACCTGCGCCCTCCCCCACGGCACGGGCAAAGCGGTGCGGGTGCTCGTGTTCGCCCGGGGGGAGAAGATCCGCGAGGCGGAGGAGGCGGGGGCGGACTACGCGGGGGGGGAGGACCTGGCGGAGAAGATCCAGAAGGAAGGGTGGCTGGAGTTCGAGCGGGTGGTGGCGACCCCGGACATGATGCCGGTGGTGGGCAAGCTCGGGAAGATCCTGGGCCCCCGTGGCCTCATGCCCTCCCCCAAGACGGGCACGGTGACGAGGGACGTGGGGCCGACCGTACGGGAGCTCAAGGCAGGGATGATCGAGTTCCGCGCCGACCGCTACGGCATCGTCCACGCCGTGTTCGGCAAGGTCACGTTCGAGGTGGATCAGCTCTACGCCAACCTCGTGGCACTGACCCGGGCCATTCAGGAGCGGAAACCGGAAGGGGTGCGGGGACGGTATATCCAGCGGGTGAGCGTGTGCTCCACCATGGGCCCTGGGATCCGTGTGGACGAGGGCGAGCTCATCGCGGCCGCCCAGGCGCTGTGA
- a CDS encoding NUDIX domain-containing protein, with product MAEERAAGLILFREGADRREYLIIKNRGGGHWGFPKGHVEEGEDLMATALREVAEEVSITRLRPVSGFRERIAYRFDREGRPVDKEVILFLAAAEEPGAPSLGEVEAMRWLPYPAALEQLTHAEQREALRRAEAFLAGRHSQPPKEA from the coding sequence GTGGCCGAAGAACGGGCGGCAGGGCTGATCCTGTTCCGGGAAGGCGCGGACCGTCGGGAATACCTGATCATCAAGAACCGGGGCGGAGGGCATTGGGGATTCCCCAAGGGGCACGTGGAGGAAGGGGAGGATTTGATGGCCACCGCCCTACGTGAGGTGGCGGAAGAGGTGAGCATCACCCGTCTCCGTCCGGTCTCGGGGTTCCGCGAGCGCATCGCTTACCGGTTCGACCGCGAGGGCCGACCGGTGGACAAGGAGGTCATCCTGTTCCTGGCCGCGGCGGAGGAACCAGGGGCACCGTCGCTTGGGGAGGTCGAAGCGATGCGGTGGTTGCCGTACCCAGCCGCGCTCGAGCAGCTCACCCACGCCGAACAGCGGGAGGCCCTACGGCGGGCAGAGGCGTTCCTCGCCGGTCGGCATTCGCAGCCCCCCAAGGAGGCTTGA
- the rplL gene encoding 50S ribosomal protein L7/L12 translates to MTKEEFLQAIEAMTVKDLAELVAAIEERFGVSAQAVAPMAVAVAAEAPAKAEAKSTVDVVLTHAGQQKIQLIKVVKDITGKGLKECKDLVDKLPAVVKAGASPEEAEDIKKKLEAAGAEVELR, encoded by the coding sequence ATGACGAAAGAGGAGTTCCTGCAGGCGATCGAGGCGATGACGGTCAAGGACCTGGCCGAGCTGGTGGCGGCGATCGAGGAACGGTTCGGGGTGTCCGCCCAGGCCGTGGCCCCGATGGCGGTGGCGGTGGCCGCGGAGGCCCCGGCCAAGGCGGAGGCGAAGTCCACGGTGGACGTGGTCCTTACCCACGCCGGTCAGCAGAAGATCCAGCTCATCAAGGTCGTCAAGGACATCACCGGCAAAGGCCTCAAGGAGTGCAAGGACCTCGTGGACAAGCTCCCGGCGGTGGTCAAGGCCGGGGCCAGCCCGGAGGAAGCCGAGGATATCAAGAAGAAGCTCGAGGCCGCCGGGGCCGAGGTCGAGCTGCGCTAG
- the rplJ gene encoding 50S ribosomal protein L10: MPRPEKVAEVEELRERLSRARAVVLVDYRGLPAPDITELRRFVRRQGVEFRVVKNTLAKRAAEEAGFGYLADFLRGPNALVLGEGDPATPFRVARECARRFPQFQVKAGVFDGQPVAPAEVDWYVNLPSREELLARLAGALAGPMRGLAVALSGIIRKLAVALAEAQKQKAKG, translated from the coding sequence ATGCCGAGACCGGAAAAGGTCGCCGAAGTAGAAGAGCTTAGGGAGCGGCTATCCCGGGCCCGCGCCGTGGTCCTCGTGGACTATCGGGGGCTTCCCGCCCCGGACATCACCGAGCTGCGCCGGTTCGTGCGCAGGCAGGGGGTAGAGTTCCGGGTGGTGAAGAACACCCTGGCCAAGCGGGCGGCCGAGGAGGCGGGGTTCGGGTACCTCGCCGATTTCCTGCGCGGGCCCAACGCCCTGGTGCTAGGGGAAGGCGATCCCGCCACGCCGTTCCGGGTGGCCCGGGAGTGCGCCCGGCGGTTCCCCCAGTTCCAGGTAAAGGCTGGCGTGTTCGACGGCCAGCCGGTGGCCCCTGCCGAGGTCGATTGGTATGTGAACCTTCCCTCGCGGGAGGAGCTGCTGGCGCGGCTCGCTGGGGCCCTCGCCGGGCCGATGCGGGGGTTGGCGGTGGCGCTGTCCGGGATCATACGGAAGCTGGCGGTGGCGCTGGCTGAGGCGCAAAAGCAGAAAGCGAAGGGGTGA
- a CDS encoding ferritin family protein, with protein MDNQEDILKGAILLERRGKAFYEGAVQATPNEAVREVFTILAGEEGRHIEVLSKLYADLVRTGRFAPAAPADGPADIAGSVLNDAVRNEISAAGYEAAAIYAGMALEERSVAFYTEQANRATGEAQKLYRWLADWERAHLDLLAALDEDLRRRVWHDRRFWPVL; from the coding sequence ATGGACAACCAAGAGGACATCCTCAAGGGCGCCATCCTCCTCGAGCGGCGGGGGAAGGCGTTCTACGAGGGGGCCGTCCAGGCCACCCCGAACGAGGCGGTGCGCGAGGTGTTCACCATCCTGGCCGGGGAAGAGGGGCGGCACATCGAGGTCCTGTCCAAGCTGTACGCGGACCTCGTGCGGACGGGGCGGTTCGCCCCGGCGGCGCCCGCCGACGGGCCGGCGGACATCGCCGGGTCCGTGCTCAACGACGCGGTGCGGAACGAGATCTCGGCCGCCGGCTACGAGGCGGCAGCGATCTACGCGGGGATGGCGCTCGAGGAACGGTCGGTGGCCTTCTACACCGAGCAGGCGAACAGGGCGACCGGAGAGGCACAGAAGCTGTACCGGTGGCTGGCGGATTGGGAACGGGCACATCTCGACCTCCTGGCCGCCCTGGACGAGGACCTCCGCCGACGCGTCTGGCACGATCGCCGGTTCTGGCCAGTGCTGTAG
- the priA gene encoding primosomal protein N' — protein sequence MAVEVGHRVQVPFGRRRLWGIVVALVETTTFAGRLLPIERCAGPVLPPGAIPLLQAVADESVVSLGLVLARLVPSPSRSRARRVALAVPAEVAEAAVQELSKRAPGQARTLAAVLAGATTPAELREIPGAARAVPALVGKGLLRTESLPFSFLFRETPKEVALTPEQEEAVAAIVAARGEGQRFLLFGPAGAGKTEVYLRAARATVERGQGAILLEPEISLLPQLAARTRLALGQPPALYFGELPPGERWRVWDEAQAGRLSCAVGSRSAVFLPMADLGLVVLDEEGEPAYKQADMAPYYHARTVAERRAAATGAAVVLGAAAPAVDTYFRAERGEIKLLALRERVAGNPPQVRVVPRGEAVIGPELHDAMARHLAERGQILLFINRMGFFTGAACRRCQDILRCPVCAIPLVFHLAERTFRCHVCGRSVPEPACSRCGGTRFRLFGVGTERVEHEARALFPHAAVARLDTETAAQRDQILSALACGELQILVGTQMVGKGLDFPNITLVGVVNADQLLSVPDFRAGERTYQLIASAIGRAGRGERPGEVIVQSDQPDYYAIRHALNTDYPAFYEEEIRYRKMLSYPPFVRLVRILVEGPRAEKKAAALIGDLTEQGVEALGPAPLFPRRAMLRVQILVRGREDVAAAVRRVLPVPPAWAKIDPDPIWIG from the coding sequence ATGGCGGTGGAGGTTGGCCACCGGGTGCAGGTGCCGTTCGGCCGGCGGCGCCTGTGGGGGATCGTGGTGGCGCTCGTGGAGACGACCACCTTCGCCGGAAGGCTCCTCCCCATCGAGCGGTGCGCGGGCCCTGTCCTCCCCCCTGGGGCGATCCCATTGCTCCAGGCCGTCGCCGATGAGTCGGTCGTGTCCCTCGGCCTGGTGCTCGCCCGCCTCGTCCCCTCGCCCAGCCGATCGCGGGCGAGGCGGGTGGCGTTGGCCGTGCCTGCGGAGGTGGCCGAGGCCGCCGTCCAGGAGCTGAGCAAGCGGGCGCCCGGTCAGGCCCGGACGCTGGCCGCGGTCCTGGCGGGGGCCACCACCCCTGCCGAGCTCCGGGAGATCCCCGGGGCGGCCCGGGCGGTGCCGGCCCTGGTGGGCAAGGGCCTCCTGCGTACCGAGTCCCTGCCGTTCTCGTTCCTCTTCCGGGAGACGCCCAAGGAGGTTGCGCTCACCCCCGAGCAGGAGGAGGCGGTGGCGGCCATCGTCGCCGCCCGCGGCGAGGGCCAGCGGTTCCTCCTGTTCGGGCCGGCCGGGGCCGGGAAGACCGAGGTCTACCTGAGGGCGGCCCGGGCCACGGTGGAGCGGGGGCAGGGCGCGATCCTGCTGGAGCCGGAGATCTCCCTCCTGCCGCAGCTCGCGGCCCGGACGCGGCTCGCCCTGGGGCAGCCGCCCGCCCTGTACTTCGGCGAGCTCCCTCCCGGGGAGCGGTGGCGGGTCTGGGACGAAGCTCAGGCCGGGAGGCTCTCGTGTGCGGTGGGCAGCCGGTCGGCGGTGTTCCTCCCGATGGCGGACCTTGGGTTGGTCGTCCTCGACGAGGAGGGCGAACCGGCATACAAGCAAGCGGACATGGCCCCCTACTACCACGCCCGTACCGTGGCCGAGCGCCGGGCCGCGGCCACCGGGGCGGCGGTGGTGTTGGGCGCGGCCGCCCCGGCGGTGGACACCTACTTCCGCGCCGAACGGGGCGAGATCAAGCTGCTTGCGCTCCGGGAGCGGGTGGCCGGGAACCCACCCCAAGTCCGGGTTGTGCCCCGCGGCGAGGCCGTGATCGGGCCAGAGCTCCACGATGCGATGGCCCGACACCTCGCGGAACGGGGGCAGATCCTCCTCTTCATCAACCGAATGGGCTTTTTCACCGGCGCCGCCTGCCGCCGGTGCCAGGACATCCTCCGCTGCCCGGTGTGCGCGATCCCGCTCGTGTTCCACCTCGCCGAGCGCACGTTCCGTTGCCATGTCTGCGGTCGGTCCGTCCCGGAACCGGCGTGCTCCCGGTGCGGGGGGACCCGGTTCCGCCTGTTCGGCGTGGGCACGGAGCGGGTGGAACACGAGGCCCGGGCCCTGTTCCCCCACGCGGCCGTGGCCCGGCTGGACACGGAGACGGCCGCGCAGCGAGACCAGATCCTGTCCGCCCTCGCCTGCGGGGAGCTCCAGATCCTGGTGGGCACCCAAATGGTCGGCAAGGGCCTGGACTTCCCGAACATCACCCTGGTCGGGGTGGTCAACGCCGACCAGCTCTTGTCGGTGCCCGATTTCCGGGCCGGGGAGCGTACCTACCAGCTCATCGCCTCGGCGATCGGGCGGGCCGGGCGAGGGGAGCGGCCGGGTGAGGTGATCGTCCAGTCCGATCAGCCGGATTACTATGCCATACGGCACGCGCTTAACACCGATTATCCCGCTTTCTATGAGGAAGAAATTCGGTACCGCAAGATGCTCTCCTACCCCCCATTTGTGCGCCTGGTGCGGATCCTCGTGGAGGGCCCCCGGGCGGAGAAGAAGGCCGCGGCGCTGATCGGGGACCTGACCGAGCAGGGGGTGGAGGCGTTGGGGCCGGCCCCGCTGTTTCCCCGACGGGCGATGCTGCGGGTGCAGATCTTGGTGCGGGGTCGGGAGGACGTGGCCGCGGCCGTGCGCCGTGTCCTGCCCGTTCCCCCGGCCTGGGCCAAGATCGATCCCGACCCGATCTGGATCGGGTGA